The Capsicum annuum cultivar UCD-10X-F1 chromosome 3, UCD10Xv1.1, whole genome shotgun sequence genomic sequence CTTCCTTTGCAAACTTACTAGAACTCCATTTATTGGAGATGATCAAGGTTCTCAAATTCTTCCTTTGTTTGTACATCACCTCCAAAGGTAAAAAGGTCGTTGCGAATCTTGTCTTAGTCGGTTTCACCAAATTTTTCTCATTAGTGAATTTTCTCATCAAGTTCAACAACAACAGTCTTTGACTTATGTAATAAATCACCTTTGTGGCCTTCTTAAAAACTGTAAAAGATATTATATCAACTATTAGCTTAATAAATATTCAGACTTTAGTAATAAGTAAAAAAAGAGGTGTTTATTATTACCAAAGGCATATGGATTAATCTTGAATATGTCTTGCAACATCAAATTGATGCAATGGGCAGCACATGGAGTCCAATAGATATGTGGGTACACAACCTTCATAAGATCCCCCACTTTTACATTCTCGCTAGTATTATCCGTTATAATTTGTACAACATTTTTTGGTCCAATATCCTCAATTGTCTTCTCAAACAAGCTGTACATCTTAGTGTTAGTGGTGGACTCATTGCTAGCATTGACAGAACCAAGAAAGATGCTCCCAATCGGACAATTGATCAAAATATTAATGATCGTTTTTCCATTATGAACTATCCATTTATCCATCATGATAGAACAACCATACTTTTGCCATTGCACCTTATGTTTCTCAACAAGTTCATTAACTTTCTTTACTTCCTTCTTTAATTGAGAAACTCTAACTTCATGATAGGTAAGTGGCTCCATTTCCAGGCCATGTTGTCCTACCGCTTCTATGAAGTTAGCAAATGAATCATAATTAACACAATTAAATGGGAGGCCCGCATCATACATCCATATCGTGAAAGCATTTACCGCCTCGGTcccttaaaatttttttgtgtaattaattCCTCGTCTTCCTCCTACTCCCGCCTTTTCAAAGTCAGTGTTATGTTGTGGCTTTTGTGGATAAAACTTATCCATAGGACTTTTCGTCATATATGCCGAGGATGATACACTACCACCACTCGAAGACATTTTTCGATATTTAGAGGGAGGCATCATTTCCTCAAGTTCATTCATATCATCATCAACTATATTATATGATGGCATATATCGTTGATTCTTTTGGATTTGTTGCGGTTTTGCTATCAACAAATGGCTTTACTTCATCTCTAATGTTTGCGGGACAAGATTGACATATCCTCACTTTTTTTTTCCACCTATTAAGTGTTGTTTGAATTGAGTAATGCCGCCATTTATGGTACGTcgataaaaattataaatcaccGCATCTTTTGTCGGTTCTTATGTACCATAATTCCATCCTATGTCCTTTTGTTTGCTACTAATAGATTGGGATGCCATTGAAATTGAAAGTTGTTAAtgatcaaataatttaattagcATATTATCATAATGCTGTTTTAATTCTacataagttattaaaaaaaatacataataagaatTAAGGACAGTGGCCACTGGTTAACTGGTTATTACTGTAACAATGTACATGTCACAAATTCACTGTTACAGTCACAGATACAGTGATAGCCGACCGGaaatagtagaagaagaagaagataaaaagaggaataaaaaaaaaacagcacCAAAATACCAAGTCTAATCAAGCggttaagaagaagaagaaagaagaaaaaaacccAGAAATCACTGCTTACCGGAGTAGCGGAAGTCGCCGGAATCAAACTTGTGAGTTGAAGGGTAGCAGCCGCAGGTACCAGTTAGTAAGTTGGTAGTGTTAAAATGTGTAAATAAAGCCCTAAAATTAGCTTATATAcctaaaatcctaattttttaaaCAACAATTAAAAGCCGATGCCTTTCTCGCCGCCTCGCCTTTCTCGCAAAGGCATCGCCTTTTGATTTTCGCCTTGCCATGGACTAAAAAGGTGACACATCCTCGCCTCGCCATTCGTTCAATGGCGACGAGGCGCTCGCCTTTTATAACATTGATCCCTAGTGTAAggataaaacatcaataataataataacaacaacaataataacgatctttttttgatatattaaaagtgataaataaaaataaaaataattttttgcacAACAAATAGGTAAAAATGAACGAGGAAGTACCAATTACAAGCATGCATTTGGAGTTTGGACATACGATTTCATCTCATGATTTGTAATCGCAAATTCCCAGTCAAACTTGATTTAGGatttcaaattatgatttcaacatttcttaaattcaaaattggacacataattttattttttataaaaagaatctccattattttagattttacaaaaaggaagtgaagagattgtacccaaaatttaaaaaaattatattaaagaataaataaataattactcTAACATGGCTAAACAGCCCCTTACTAAATCTGACATGGCATACATAAATCAGCATAATAGAGCAACACATGGCGGCTCCAAGTAAACACTCAACATGGAAACGAAACTCCCAAAACAGTAAACACTCAAACACGAAGACGAAATCCCCAAAATGCAAACACACAACAcgtaaaacaaaaccaaaaaaccTCAAATTAGTGTCGAATAAAACTTGCAGTTATTAGTTAATCAATCAtcgaaaagaaagaataaaaaaaggaagaaatcaGCAAAATGGATTTAGACCCAGATTACAATCCAAGTTTCAAAGCCAAAATACACACCAAATGGGTAGCTACAGTTGCCAGTATTTGGATCCAATGTACCAGTGGCTCTCTCTACACTTTCGCCATCTATTCCACCGTACTTAAGTCCAGTCAAGGATACAATCAATCATCTCTCGACATAGTCTCCGTTTTCAAAGACATCGGCGCAAATGTCGGCACTCTTTCCGGCGTACTCTACTCATCAGTCACCGATCCTCGCCGCCGGAATTGTGGTGGTGGGCCATGGGTGGTGCTGCTTGCCGGAGCTTTACAGTGTTTTGCTGGGTATTTTCTTATGTGGTTGACTATTGTGGGGGTTCTGCCGAAGCCGCCGTTGTTGGTTATGTGTCTGTACATgcttttagctgctcatgctatGACGTTTTTCAATACGGCTAATGTTGTTACTGCTGTGCATAATTTTCCGAATTATAGAGGGACCGTTGTTGGCATCATGAAAGTTCGTTTCTTAATCCgtttaattttgagagaaattaattAAGTCTAATTGCGTTACTCTTCAGAAATTATTGACAATTGCAAGATTTGTCATAGATTTCGATTTTATGCTTATTCAAGTTGCAAGCTTTTTGTTATGGACTTCAATTTCATGTACTCTTTATAAATTAAACAGCGTAATTAATGTAAGATTGGATGTGTGGGATgtaactttaggctctgatagaAATTAGGATGAGATGAGATGAGATTGATTGTGGATTTGTGGTGCTTAATGCAGACAATTTAGATATGGACGTTTCATTTTCCAATAGAATGGTTTGATGGATGAGGATACAACGCAGTAAGCTGAAATAAACTGATTTAAATTGAGGAGTGCGGTAGGATTGTTACGCAATAGGATGATGCTAACGAATGAAAGGTGTGTTCTATAGAATGTTTGAAAGACGTTCATTTGTCAATATATTCACAAGATAAAAATCGTAGAAAATGGGTTTTTTAAGATAGGTGTTCTGTCATAAAAGATTGGATAAAACTAGAAATGATCACAGTCAATGAAGATTGCAAGTAGCATACATACATTGGATAAACTAGAAATGACGACATGCTACAAAGAATGCAAGTAGCACATGTATATGATAAAGTAAGAAGGTCGCCTGGGATTACTTGATCATTTCTTAACTAGACCTTCATATGTATTGTTTATAGATGCTATGACAATTAGAAGTTGTTGGATTTAAATGAGATTGGCGAACGGAATGAGCTAGCTTGTTGTTTTTGTTGGTGTTCTTACATTTGCATAAGGTTTTCTGCTTGTCAAGATTCTTTATAGTCATTTTGTTTTGGTTAGAGACTTTATGTCTATGTAGggataaatgggaagaaaatctaGTTTTAGAGAACATCTAATTTaccttgaaatatgaattatttaGTAAAGAATACTTAAAACTCTGTAACAAATTAGTAATATGAAATGTGCCTAGATAAAGACAAATGGATATTGATAAATCATAGTCGGTCGAACGATATTGTGGCTGGTTATTTCTTTGactccaaaaaaataattaactaaagaAGGCAAGTCCTTCACAAAGTTAATTGTATTTTCTCCTCTCATAATATAGAAGGAATTGGCATTCCTTTGATTTTAATACCAAAGTCTCAAAGTAAAATTGAAAGGTCATAGAGATCAGAGAGTAGTGAGTTGGAACCTCAAAAGGCTTGGGATGCTATTCTTGTTGTGGGATATTTCTTCCAATTTATCTATCTTCCCTTGTCCcctattttgatgttttatttattttccataattttatCTAGGGTTTCCTCGGGTTGAGTGGAGCAATATTAATTCAAGTATATCAGACAATATTCAGAAACAGGCCCACTGCATATCTGATGCTGTTGGCACTGTTGCCTCCTATTACTACTCTGTTACTTATGTCGTTCGTAACAATCTCACAAACAAATGAAGATGATGAGAAGAAGCATCTGAATGGTTTCTCATTGATTGCTTTGGTACTGGCTTCTTATCTCATGGCTGTAATCATCGTGGGAAACATCTTCTCTTTACAAATGTCCGTTAGCATCATTGCTTTTGGTATACTCATTTTCTTGCTGCTTTCCCCAATTTCTGTTGCAATCAGTGCCCACAAGGAAAAGTCTTATAGAATAATTAAGTACTTGCTTGAGAAAAACACACCGGAGGATGAGCAAAATCGATCTCAGGCACATTTTGTTGACATTGGGCAAAGTCATGATTACTATGCCGAACTGCCTGCTGGTGCTGATCAAGAGAGAGATATGAATGAGAGGAGGACTCCAGAATGGGGGGAAAACATGAATCTTTTTCAGGCAATGTGCACCACTGGTTTTTGGTTTTTGTTTGTCACCACTGCATGTGGAATGGGCACAGGCCTGGCCACCGTTAATAACATTAGCCAGATAGGAGGGTCACTTGGGTACAAAACCTTAGAGACAAACACTTTAGTTTCTCTATGGAGTATCTGGAATTTTCTTGGTCGCTTTGGAGCTGGTTATATTTCAGATTATTTCTTGCGCTCACTAGGTTGGTCAAGGCCATTATTTATTGTTGTTACTCTGGCTTGTATGACTGTTGGCCATGCTGTGATAGCATCTGGTCTGCCCGGTGCTTTGTATGCCGGCTCTGTTATAGTTGGTGTTTGTTATGGATCACAATGGTCACTAATGCCCACAATTGCTTCTGAGATATTTGGTGCCGGGCATCTGGGCACAATATTTAACACCATAACCATAGCAGGCCCTGTAGGGTCTTATATACTGTCTGTTT encodes the following:
- the LOC107862492 gene encoding protein NUCLEAR FUSION DEFECTIVE 4 — encoded protein: MDLDPDYNPSFKAKIHTKWVATVASIWIQCTSGSLYTFAIYSTVLKSSQGYNQSSLDIVSVFKDIGANVGTLSGVLYSSVTDPRRRNCGGGPWVVLLAGALQCFAGYFLMWLTIVGVLPKPPLLVMCLYMLLAAHAMTFFNTANVVTAVHNFPNYRGTVVGIMKGFLGLSGAILIQVYQTIFRNRPTAYLMLLALLPPITTLLLMSFVTISQTNEDDEKKHLNGFSLIALVLASYLMAVIIVGNIFSLQMSVSIIAFGILIFLLLSPISVAISAHKEKSYRIIKYLLEKNTPEDEQNRSQAHFVDIGQSHDYYAELPAGADQERDMNERRTPEWGENMNLFQAMCTTGFWFLFVTTACGMGTGLATVNNISQIGGSLGYKTLETNTLVSLWSIWNFLGRFGAGYISDYFLRSLGWSRPLFIVVTLACMTVGHAVIASGLPGALYAGSVIVGVCYGSQWSLMPTIASEIFGAGHLGTIFNTITIAGPVGSYILSVWVVGYLYDKEASEGNMCSGTHCFMLSFFIMAASTLFGAVVALALFFRTRNFYNNVVHRRGASTITG